A portion of the Daphnia magna isolate NIES linkage group LG4, ASM2063170v1.1, whole genome shotgun sequence genome contains these proteins:
- the LOC116921541 gene encoding LOW QUALITY PROTEIN: aspartate aminotransferase, mitochondrial (The sequence of the model RefSeq protein was modified relative to this genomic sequence to represent the inferred CDS: deleted 1 base in 1 codon), giving the protein MSLISSLKIFSPSSLNTTQNALSVVSSRANSWWSHVEMGPPDPILGVTEAFKRDTNPKKMNLGVGAYRDDNGKPFILPAVKMAEAEIAKKNMDKEYSPISGSPEFCKATINLALGEDNEWTKNGLNATVQGISGTGSLRIGTAFLSAFFPGGKDLYMPTPTWGNHVPLAKHAGLGVKQYRYYDPKTCGFDFHGALQDIRKIPERSMILLHACAHNPTGVDPKPEQWAEMSKVIKEKKLFPFFDMAYQGFASGDIDKDAAPVRMFLKDGHQIALSQSYAKNMGLYGERAGAFSLICSSKEEAAATMSQLKIIIRPMYSNPPVTGARIATEILTNPSLRSQWLKDVKGMADRIISMRQLLRSNLAKEGSSRDWAHITDQIGMFCFTGMTPPQVEKLTKDFSVYLTKDGRISVAGITSKNVEYLAHAIHQVTK; this is encoded by the exons ATGTCGCTTATCTCTtctcttaaaattttttctcctTCGTCGTTGAATACCACGCAAAATGCTTTATCAGTCGTCTCATCGAGAGCTAA CTCATGGTGGTCTCACGTCGAAATGGGCCCCCCTGACCCAATCTTGGGAGTAACTGAGGCATTTAAGAGGGACACAAATCCCAAGAAAATGAACTTGGGTGTAGGAGCTTACCGTGATGATAATGGCAAGCCATTTATCTTGCCCGCTGTGAAGATG GCTGAAGCTGAAATTGCCAAGAAAAATATGGATAAAGAGTACTCACCTATTTCTGGTAGTCCAGAATTCTGCAAGGCAACCATCAACCTTGCTCTTGGAGAGGACAATGAGTGGACTAAAAATGGCTTA AATGCTACAGTGCAAGGAATTTCTGGAACTGGC TCACTACGTATTGGCACAGCTTTCTTGTCTGCTTTCTTTCCCGGTGGCAAAGACCTTTATATGCCAACACCTACTTGGGGAAACCACGTTCCTCTGGCTAAGCATGCCGGTCTAGGAGTCAAACAGTACCGATACTATGATCCTAAAACCTGTGGTTTTGATTTCCATGGAGCTCTACAAGATATTCG GAAAATTCCCGAACGCTCCATGATTCTTTTGCATGCCTGTGCACATAATCCTACAGGAGTTGACCCAAAACCAGAGCAGTGGGCTGAAATGTCCAAAGTCATTAAGGAGAAGAAACTATTTCCTTTCTTCGACATGGCTTACCAGGGATTCGCATCTg GTGATATTGACAAAGATGCTGCCCCTGTAAGAATGTTCTTGAAGGATGGTCACCAAATCGCCCTCTCCCAGTCGTACGCCAAGAACATGGGCTTGTATGGTGAACGTGCTGGAGCATTCTCCCTTATCTGCAGTAGCAAGGAAGAAGCAGCTGCCACCATGTCCCAGTTAAAGATCATCATTCGTCCCATGTATTCTAATCCACCCGTCACTGGTGCCCGAATCGCCACAGAAATCCTCACCAACCCATCCCTACGCTCCCAATGGTTGAAAGATGTGAAGGGTATGGCTGATCGCATCATTTCAATGCGCCAACTTCTACGTTCCAATTTGGCCAAGGAAGGTTCTTCACGAGACTGGGCGCATATTACCGATCAAATCGGTATGTTCTGCTTCACAGGAATGACTCCGCCCCAG GTGGAGAAACTGACCAAGGACTTCAGTGTATACCTTACCAAGGATGGGCGCATTTCTGTTGCTGGAATCACTTCCAAGAACGTGGAGTATCTGGCTCATGCCATCCACCAAGTGACAAAGTAA
- the LOC116921545 gene encoding uncharacterized protein LOC116921545 has protein sequence MSKLPIAAFYPTGSTPANLFEAHTRNSTRRQGGGPIAHNSINRTAPIITLADSNNTSSPVVLCVDGVLLWLLIAWITAGTAAIITLIVKSCRNRWKHGEQEEFDWGALERSQPTRSQQTRSTSCSSVPSVRNAIPTTKPSVPSSSRFTHRASTRHTSSRRTELEDANRRHKSRSRRLQSTTA, from the exons ATGTCGAAACTGCCGATCGCTGCCTTCTATCCAACTGGATCAACTCCCGCGAATCTATTCGAAGCTCACACGCGTAATTCTACTCGACGACAAGGAGGTGGACCTATAGCGCACAATAGTATCAATCGCACAGCACCGATCATCACACTGGCCGACAGTAACAACACATCTAGTCCAGTCGTGCTATGCGTCGATGGTGTTCTCCTCTGGTTGCTTATCGCATGGATAACAGCTGGAACAGCAGCTATAATTACTCTTATCGTCAAATCCTGTCGCAACAG ATGGAAACACGGTGAACAAGAAGAGTTTGATTGGGGCGCATTGGAACGATCACAACCGACTAGAAGCCAGCAGACTCGATCAACGAGTTGCTCGTCGGTTCCGTCAGTGCGAAATGCTATTCCAACAACCAAACCATCTGTTCCATCGTCATCGAGGTTCACTCATCGCGCTTCGACACGCCACACCA GCTCAAGACGGACAGAGTTAGAAGATGCTAATCGCCGTCACAAATCACGTAGTCGGCGACTGCAGTCCACAACGGCGTAG
- the LOC116921544 gene encoding uncharacterized protein LOC116921544, with product MKFKCPWIKKRLIAVILVLMADGGSSESGRRNNNSTITAKQRGNFSTTTEASSPLALVAAESLQVQRQAFLSVILSYLAKPEENPADGDGSEGRDFEDKKEEYELRDENNNLTAGQSWSRFADSHIHLRVLRSTSEPEARALFSRSRTASAHPSPGISRHNPRRQSHLIPSAQRPISTAVSVPSSDRTAELAELLRENLQRQRRRNQLVDGEAEETSATIEVVQTRTPFVIRNGEMIMNELPMVERRSIPQFGGMVILYTRASPLRLLYYGNWCGSGGMGPALDSIDQCCMTHDQCYGDVEELPCKVIFQKPYTVHYAWRWVEDRKQAYCLRTGDRCADMTCECDRIAASCFAKHMINAKLKGNRLRKNRNRVKHPFLRGQ from the exons ATGAAGTTCAAATGTCCGTGGATAAAGAAACGGTTAATAGCCGTGATTTTAG TGCTGATGGCGGATGGAGGCTCCTCGGAATCCGGAAGAAGAAACAATAACAGTACGATAACGGCGAAACAACGCGGCAATTTCAGCACAACAACAGAGGCATCATCACCGTTGGCGCTGGTCGCCGCCGAATCGCTGCAGGTTCAGCGACAAGCTTTCCTCTCCGTCATTTTATCTTATTTGGCCAAGCCGGAAGAGAATCCAGCCGATGGGGACGGGTCGGAGGGTCGTGATTTCGAAGACAAAAAGGAAGAATACGAATTGAGGGATGAAAATAATAACCTGACTGCTGGCCAGTCGTGGTCACGGTTCGCTGATTCTCATATCCATCTTCGAGTTTTACGGAGCACATCCGAGCCGGAAGCTAGAGCCTTATTTTCCCGATCTAGAACGGCGTCGGCTCATCCGTCACCAGGGATAAGTCGCCATAATCCACGACGTCAGTCTCATTTAATTCCATCCGCCCAACGGCCCATTTCGACGGCTGTCAGTGTTCCATCATCCGATCGGACAGCCGAATTGGCCGAATTGCTGCGAGAAAATCTTCAGCGACAGAGAAGGAGAAATCAGCTGGTTGATGGCGAAGCGGAAGAAACTTCCGCAACGATCGAAGTCGTCCAAACACGAACTCCTTTCGTCATTCGAAATGGCGAGATGATTATGAACGAATTACCAATG GTGGAGAGACGCAGCATTCCTCAATTCGGTGGCATG GTGATCCTTTACACTCGAGCCAGTCCTTTACGTCTTTTGTATTACGGCAATTG GTGCGGATCGGGCGGAATGGGTCCCGCCCTGGACAGTATTGATCAATGCTG CATGACACACGATCAGTGTTACGGCGATGTAGAAGAATTGCCGTGCAAGGTGATCTTCCAGAAACCCTACACCGTTCATTACGCTTGGCGATGGGTCGAGGATCGAAAACAAGCTTATTGCC TCAGGACAGGCGACAGGTGTGCAGACATGACTTGCGAATGTGACCGGATCGCAGCGTCGTGCTTCGCCAAACACATGATTAACGCCAAATTGAAAGGAAATCGATTACGCAAGAATCGCAATCGAGTTAAACATCCTTTTCTGCGCGGCCAATAA